The window AATATTCTGTAAAAAATGAAAGGATAAtaagaaaattccaaaaaaggAGAACTAACTAAAAACATTTGATTTTTATTTTCCCATCCTCATGGCCTTTCTATCTTTCTAATCTAATTTGAGGTAGTTGATCTTGATATCTTAGTGATTAGAAGCAATAAGAAGTATCTTCTGCCTTGTTCTCCCCTTGATTGGTGACATGAATAACTATTCTGATTGACCAGGGCTCACTTATCACAAATAATTGCATTCAAGAGTTTGATTCATATAATCGGAAcataaatactccctccgtcccacaatataagatgtttttgcaagcttatattatgggacagagggagtaactTATATGTTGTTGGCCATTTTTGCGGTGGTCGATATTTTATCCTGTTTATTTGGAACTGCAACATACACATGAATATTGCATGTTCTCTCTTTCTTTGTTGTGTAACTTTGAGTTACTGCACTTGTGCAAATATCAGCTCATGCACTCCTAGGGAAACCCCAAGTTGTTCCGGATTCAGAATGGGGGATTCAGGACTTCGGAAAGACCCATGTTCCAGGTTTTGAATGGAGGATTCAGGACTTCTCATCACTGCTTAAGACTGGAGCTAAGAGCACAACATCTGGTGCTTTTCACTGCTCTGGGTATAACTGGTATGCACCATAATTGCAAAAGGAACTCTGCAAAATTCATGTATTAGATGTAAATACCATCTGGATTGTTTTGTAGAAAAAGTAACTATATGTTATCCATATACACATGAATTTAGGATGCCGTCTACTCACCAATGATGTTTTGATTGATGTAATCAAATTGGCAATCACAATCTCATAAACAATCAGTCAGACGCTAAAGCTTGATACGGTGCATGAAGTCAAGAAATTAGACTTCACTCCTACTTCAGTTATGAAATCTAGACTGAGTTTGGTTTCCTCCCATGATTTCATTTACCAGGTTCCTGCAAGTGATTCCAATGCATAAAGAAGCTGGTGCTGGAACTCCATATGTTGCTCTTCGTCTTGTGCCATCCCAATTGAGCTTGGTGCCAGGTCACACGGTGCACGCAGTGTTTGAGTTGTCAATATACAACCATACAAAAGGAATGTACTGTGGATGCAAAGGTAGTCTCATGGATGTGTTCTTTCAAGCACATCCATCCTATAGCAGCTAGGAATCCATACTTTGTGCATCATAAGTTTGAGATATAAATGCCATGATTCCATCATTACAAGTCAATATCTGCAATTTGGTAATACAATCAAATATCACTTTTCCCATGAAGAAGTTGCTTTGTATTTTCTTTGCTGTCAAGTTTGTCTGATTTGGACTACGTACACATGTTCTCTTTAAATTTGATAATCATTATTTGGATATAATTTACTATCTTgacatcttcttgctttctgaaCTGGGGTGAAGTTTggttatatatatatttatacaCTTTTTTTTAATGGGATTTGGTCATATATTATTTGGTATATTTGCACCTTACCTACAAGTTCTTCATTCTCTAATCTTTCAGCGTTTACCTAAAAGCAGCTACCTACAACTTTGACTTCAAGAATACCTACTCGAAGGAGCGTTGCTTGATTCCTCTTCAGGAGCTACTGAAATCATCTGCTTTTCTAGTTGATGATAGCTGTGTCTTTGCTGTGGAGATATTGAAGATTGATGTCTCTTCTCCTGAAAAGAAGGCTGTTGTGGTTCAGAAGAAGGCTACCATAGTTCAGAACCTCTTTGTCCAGAGTAAGGGATTCATCAAAGGGACATACACTTGGACCATGAACAATTTCCTTGAATTGGACTTGAAGCACTTCATCCAGTCTCCTACATTTGAAGTTGGTGGACAGAAATGGTATACATCTGTTACCAGTTAAATGGTTACATAACAAATGATTTATACAAATAGTATGCATGTGTTATCCAACATTTTAGCTTATTTGTATCCTTTAGCTTACCATACCTAGTCAGCGTACTAACTTAATAGTGGACAGAGAATATTTTATGCCAACGGACATTAATGATGGCCAGATTTTTGTGCAAGGCAAGGTCCTGCAGATATCCAACTGGATATTTTAGCTTGTTCTCTAAGCATACAACCAAAgaactgtacttctagtatattTACAGATATGCCGCAACACATTCCAATTTCAATAGAGAAGGGGTTTTGTAATCATGTGTACCTAAATTCAGGAACAAATTTGAAACGTTATAGTACTATATAAAATCTATGTTAGCCTATAAAATTTCATGGTCAAGCCTTATGCTGTTTATGAGTTTTTTTTTTCAGAAATTTCATTCACATTTATATATTTGGTACCACCGGTTCTTGTATGTGTCACATACCATCAATTATTTTCTCTGATTGTTTCTGGGTAACATTGTATTATCTTGTACTGTAGTCAGGGTTTGCTTAGTTTTTTTGTACAATTGCAATGCCACGAAGTTGTGTCCAAAGTTGATGGTTGGCTACACCCAAGCTCAGCCACAACTTTCCGATTTCAATACTAACTTCAAATACATTTTCCGGGGTACCCAATTATACTTGAAGTGTTCACTTCCCATTTTTGTCAACAGGTACATCGGCATGTATCCGCGTGGTGACAAGTACAGCACGGATTGCCTCAGCTTGTACTTATACCCGGATGTCTCGGATGAGCTCCAACTCGAGTCCAAGAAGGTGGCTGTAATGACTCTTTCCATCCTGGACCAAAAGAATGGGAAACACTTCACTAGAACTTCAGGTTCAACTTTCCTTAGCAAGTATCAGTGCTACTGATGTGTGATTCAAGCAGCTAGTGTCTGTAACCTGATGATGATTGCAGTTGATCTTACTTTTGTGGTGATCGCAGGTCTCTGGGTATGTGGACAAGGATGGGGATGGCCTAACTTCCTTGGACTCAAGAAACTCAAGGACCCGTCGGGAGGCTATGTTGTAGGATCGAGCTGCGTTGTGAAGGCAGATCTCACTATCGTTGGTTCATCCAATGATGGCTAGATCTTTACCTCATGGCCTGATGGAGAGATAACGCCCTTTCATCCTACTAAGTAGACTTATATATGAGATAATGATGTGGTAGCACTACTAAATACTTGTGGGATGATTAGTAGTAATGAGCCGGATTTGAGAAGTGAGATGATTCACGCATATATTTCTAGGTATATGGATGATGCAACAATGTTAAGTCAGCTTGTCTCGCTAAACGGATGGTGTATTCAGCCGAACCATGTTATCACTCACTATATGTATCATGTTCCCAGTTGATGAATCAGGGTTCTTTGCTTTGTCATCTACTATCAATTCGTTTACATCCCATGGACCATGTTTTAGTTTTCTTTACGTGATGTTTTAGTTAACTCTTAGGGCATACCTAACAAACCTTTTTTGAGCCCGACCCCAGGGGGGATAGATCCTAGCGCCGCCAGCCCGCTACCCCAAAGCGAAAGATCCTGCCACCGCGACCGCGGTGGCGCCCGGTGCCAAGGCGCTGAGGCAGGAGGAGGCGGCAGCAACCACTCGAGGCGGCTGGGGCACCTCGGGCTGGGGGCTTCGCACCATGGCCAGGGCGGCTCCCTGACCGTGCGGCGGCAACCGACGACTCCATGGCTGCTGGCGATGGTCGGCATGGCGGCGGCCACGGATCTTGATCCCACCCAGATCCATTGTTGATTCTTCACTTGGATGGTCGGCGGCGCGATGAGAGCTCTAGTGAGGGGATGGTTGGCGGCATACGTCTTCATGGCGAAGCTCCGCGCGGTTTCAGCCAGCCACGAGATCGAGAAGACACGGCTTTCGGTGAAAACCACGCCTGACTGCGGTCTTGGTGGACGATGGCAACGTCTCTGACATTGTTTCCTTCTCGAGGCATCGTTGTTGCAGGCCACGTCAACTCGATCGGGATGTTCTAGGGGAAACCTTAGATCTGGGTCTATCGGATCGGACGATGACGGCGCCTTCAGTGCCGTCCTCTCTCctgggggcatcgttttggagcaagtgTTGTCTAGAGGGGGCAAGAGGAGGAGCGGTGTTACATCTACCGCAAGGACGACGATGGGTCTCGACGGCATGGCGCTGCGATGTTTCGGCGAGGGGCGCGTGTGGATGGATACGTGCAGGACGGTGGCGTTTTCTGGCGCCGTGGTGGTGTCGACAGCAGGCCTGACAAAGGTCAACGCGTCAGTACCTGCTCTAGAGATGGATCGGTGGAAAACGGCGGCGGTGGCTTCTGAGAGTGCGTCGGATCGGTGTGTGACTCAGTCCCGACGTTGTGGCTTGGCTGGGGcatccggctttagatgttaggctttggtGCGATGTGTGTTTGGTATTCGTCTCGGACATTCGGCACCCCTTCATCATggggataggagtagcgacaggtGTTGCTAAGATGGTGGCTTTAGGCTTACTgatgtattactttgtaaggtctttgCGAATACTTAAtaaatggctgcatgcatcgcccagatgcagagacCGAGGTATATCcttcttttctaaaaaaataaaaaaaatctagCAAACCTTTTGAGTTAAACCTCAACTAACCGAACCCTCAAACATATAAGTAACTTCTAATTTTCTTTAGGAGTTGAGCCTAAAAA is drawn from Aegilops tauschii subsp. strangulata cultivar AL8/78 chromosome 1, Aet v6.0, whole genome shotgun sequence and contains these coding sequences:
- the LOC109744037 gene encoding uncharacterized protein; the encoded protein is MGNCRSSSHALLGKPQVVPDSEWGIQDFGKTHVPGFEWRIQDFSSLLKTGAKSTTSGAFHCSGYNWFLQVIPMHKEAGAGTPYVALRLVPSQLSLVPGHTVHAVFELSIYNHTKGMYCGCKATYNFDFKNTYSKERCLIPLQELLKSSAFLVDDSCVFAVEILKIDVSSPEKKAVVVQKKATIVQNLFVQSKGFIKGTYTWTMNNFLELDLKHFIQSPTFEVGGQKWYIGMYPRGDKYSTDCLSLYLYPDVSDELQLESKKVAVMTLSILDQKNGKHFTRTSGLWVCGQGWGWPNFLGLKKLKDPSGGYVVGSSCVVKADLTIVGSSNDG